Below is a window of Geomonas oryzisoli DNA.
TCACGCCCAGCAGCTTGTCGTTAACGTGCACCACCTCGCTCCAGATCTGCAGCGGGGGGCGAAGGTCGGGGTCTGCGTCGAGATGGATGCGCAAGAGGCAGCCGGTCCCGCCAGGAAGAGCCGTGGTGCGGCGCAGGTGGAGCAGGGCGCCGTTGAAGGAGATGTTTTCCAGGATGCCGCTGAGGCTCTCGCCGTGGTGTACCAACTCTATCTTCTTCGTCGATGGTGCCCGATAAAACTGTCGCAGCTCTGTCATAGGGTGCAGACCTTTGGCAAACAGGATGAAGTGCGTGGTTTCATCATCGGAAAGAACGCTCCAGCTCTTGAGAACTTTTCGCGGGAGTCACTTTCGGCATCTGTGAGAGCTTCGGGTACAACAACCGGCTGGATGTGGGGTGCTATTATGCCATGCGTTGGAGTTTTTTAGCTATCGTATTTTTATGTAACGCGGGCCAGCGACTCTTTCTTTCCCCCTTCGTCTCCATTCTCCCTGATGAAGAACTCCGGCAATAGTCCTTGAAACCGGTGCTGTCGTTTTGTATAACTAGCGCGGCCTGTCTGTCTCTTATGGAGCGAGGCTGGCTCCTCTTTGTTCCCCACTTGGTCCGACGCAACTACTTCGGACGCCTTATGACAACCGATCGAAAACGGCGCCGTCGCAGCCGCGGCCGTCGCCGGGAGCACCGTCTATGGGATACCTCGAGACACGGGAACACCAAAAGCCCCCCTCCTACCTGTGGGGTCCCTCCTTTATGCTGCTGCTCGTTGCCCTGGCCGGTCTGGACCTTATCCCGGTACCGCTTCTCTGCGCCTACCTGCTGACGAGCCTGGCCGCCTTTTTGTTGTACGCCTTCGACAAGAGTGCCGCCGTGCGGGGAGCGCGCAGGATCTCCGAGCGCACCCTGCACCTGGCCGGGCTGTGCGGCGGGTGGCCGGGCGCGCTCCTGGCGCAACGCGCGCTGCACCACAAGTCGCAAAAACGATCCTTCCAACTGGTGTTCCGCTTCACGGTGCTGGTCAACTCCGCGGCGGTCGCCCTTTACGCCTTCGGGCGGTGGGACGGGTGAACCTGCCGTCTGCCGTTTCACCCGGCGCCGCCGGTCTTCCGATCAGATCCACTTCCGCTTTCCCATCTCTGTCTCATTTCAGCCCCTTGCATGCAACAATTTGCAGGCTACACTCATAGCGCCTCACCTTTTCTCATTCATTGCCGCAGGCAAAGTTTGAAATTTGTTCTTGTGAACTCTTTGGCGGATTTTCTGCCAATGCGGACACTGTCTGTTAAGTGAAGCTAACCTTTAAACAGGGCGGTGGAAGCAATCTGAAGAAATTTGACTTCCGTCAAATATTTTCCCGACCACTTCGTGCATGAATGAGGCGTGTTTTTGCGGGGCCAGGCTATGAGGATGTAATCGGTGCAATAGGCCGGAAACCCATACACTACTGAAGGAGGAAAACGATGCTCAAGAAAAATGTGGCTGTGACTGCGGCAATCGCCGGGGCGATCGCGCTCTTGTCGATCCCCGCCCTGACAACCGCGGCGAAGACCAAGCCGGTGCAGCTCGCCAACGACGGCAGGGCCAAGTGCTACGACTGTCACGACGAGGTGAAGGCGCTCAAGGAAGGGTCCAAGCACGCGAAGCTCTCCTGCAAGGTGTGCCACGACAAGCTGGACGCCCACATGAGCGACCCGGAGAAGAACAAGCCGGTCACCGTCATCGACCAGGCGCTGTGCGGCAAGTGCCACAAGGCACAGTACGACAGCTTCTTCGAGGTGAACTACGAGGCCCCGGCCAGGAAGGAGAAAGGGAGCCCGACCGGGCGCTCGCCGATGCAGGACAAGCTCCTGGCCGGCCACGGCTTCACCTTCGAGCACGATGAGCCGCGCGGCCATGCCTTCATGGTCATCGACCAGTTCGCCGTGGACCGCTTCCAGGGCGGCCGCTTCCAGTTCAAGAAGGGGTGGCAGGGGGTGACCTCCACCGGCAAGACCTGGGACGTCCTGACCGATACCGGCAAGAAACTCCCGGAAACCGCCATGGCCGGCAACCCGACCTGCATCCAGTGCAAGACCTCCGACCACCTGCTGAAATGGAAGTTCATGGGTGACAAGGATCCCAAGG
It encodes the following:
- a CDS encoding DUF1294 domain-containing protein; protein product: MLLLVALAGLDLIPVPLLCAYLLTSLAAFLLYAFDKSAAVRGARRISERTLHLAGLCGGWPGALLAQRALHHKSQKRSFQLVFRFTVLVNSAAVALYAFGRWDG
- a CDS encoding PilZ domain-containing protein, with protein sequence MTELRQFYRAPSTKKIELVHHGESLSGILENISFNGALLHLRRTTALPGGTGCLLRIHLDADPDLRPPLQIWSEVVHVNDKLLGVKFVDHDVDGSGCIALLMELMREEPDQDQDDVDRIRGYLADYCNTP